From the Paenibacillus sp. MMS20-IR301 genome, the window GTACTTTGGGAATTTTTATGGGGGGACTTTAATCAGATCTACTGATTTTGATTATATTAACAAGGAACTAAACAAAAAAAGAGAGGAATTAAATCTTACTGGTGAAATAAAGTGGCAAAAAGTAACAGAAAACTATTTAGAAAAGTATATGGACATCATTAATTTGTTTTTCGACTTTGTAAAAGAGGACAAAGTAAAAATCAGAATTATGTTTACCCATAATATGTACCAAGCAGTTGGATTAAACGAAGCACAGAAGGGCAATGAGTATTTCTTACTGTACTACCAATTCTTCAAACATATTTTCGGATTTCAATATTCTAACCCTACAAATGAACCTATCTCTTTATATATTTTATTGGATCAACTTCCTGACAAAAAAGAAAAAAATGAGGAGTTTAAAAAATTTATATATTCCCTTCAGTATCAGGAAATATTCGTCGAATCAAAATTACATTTCAAAAGTATGGATGATATAGGCGAAGCTACCTCACATGAACACATAATATTGCAATGCCTCGATGTTGTTCTCGGGTCTATGGAATTTAAGTTAAATGGAAAAGATCAAGATAAGCCTCCGGGGCAAAGATTACGAGGAAAAAGAACACGAGCAAAAGAAAAATTGTACAAACTAATTAATAAAAGAATACGCGAAATATATCCTAATTTTAATATCGGTGCGACAACAGGTTGTTCTGATCTAAGCGATCGGTGGTCACATCCTTATAGACATTGGAAGTTTGAACCCAAGTATACTAAAGTTAACACTCAATACAATTCAAAAAATAAATGAGCCCCACTTCACCTACTAAGTAGCCCACGTGGAACGTAAGCCTTCGGTGATAGTCAAGCTCATTGTATTTTTATTATATCGTCTGCCCAAATATTTTGCAATGGGTTATAAGCAACTTTTATAATGTATCAAAAATACATTCATAGTTCAAGTGTTTTTTCAGGACAGACTTTAGTATAACGTCTGTCCTTTATATTTGTTCATATGAGCGGAAACTTATACCTTTTAATAATTATTCTCTTTTATTCGTTCGGCATGCCCGCGGCTGCCCGCAGGTGATTAGCCATGTTGTTGTAGTAAGCCATAGCCGACTTATCGCCCTTTACCTTTGCCGCTTGCCAGCCGGGAGACAACCACCGGAAAACCAACTCCTGGACATTGCTCTTCGGCAACTGTGTGAACGGTGCAGTTGATCCCGGCTGCAAAGGGATGCACGCAGCCAGCCGCAGGTTATTAGCAAGATTATGCAGATGCTGCATACCTACTGAGTCACCTGCCTGCCGAGCAGTAAACCACGCCGGAGATACATAATCATCAATGAGTGCCTGGGCCACACTGACCGGCAACTGCACGGCAGCAGGAACCGCAATAACCGCCGGCTCTTAAGCAGTGCTCCGGGGCATTGGCGATTCCATCCTTGGAACGCGTAAAGAAGTCGCAATAACGACCGAAACCCCCACTTTACTTAACTAAAGGTTAGAAGAATGTTAGAAGACGGCCGGTTTAATAAAAAACGACGCGGCCCCGAAACCCCGGAAACCGCGCCACTATCGAATTTGCAAACATGCTGGTGAAGGGAATTGAACCCCCGGCCTACGCATTACGAGTGCGTTGCTCTACCCCTGAGCTACACCAGCTTAAAGGGATGCTTACTCTGCCAAACAAAAAATATTATAACTCTTCCGGCAGAAAACGCAACCCCTTTCCGTCTATAACCTCTTATGTTGCTTAAGCCCTATGCAAGTCCCAGTCTGCGGAAGTAGTCCAGTGCCTGCTTGGCACTTTCCAGCGAAGATACCGCATAGACCTCCTGTTCGACAATATAGTACAGAATTCCGCTTTCCTCCGCTGCATCAAAAACGCTTTGGAAATCTACCGCCCCTTGTCCAAGGTCCGTTTCTTCATGATCTGCCCCGAAATCCTTAATGTGAACCAGCGGCACACGGCCCGCATAGCGGGTGACATAGTCAACCGGCCGGGCCCCGCCCCGGTATACCCAGCCCAGATCAAATTCTGCAAGCATATGCTCTCCCGGAATCTGCTCCAGCCAGATATCGATGATCGCCTTGCCGTCCACTTGCTGGAATTCATAGGCATGGTTATGGTAGCCGTATTTCATGCCAGCCGCCCGTACCATCGCAGACGCCTTCTCCAGAAACGGAACTACCGCTGCTACATCCTCGGCAGACGGATTCTCCGGCAAGGGTGCCGCCGGGGTAATTATATATTGAAGTCCAAGCTCTGCCGCATATTCAATCTCTTGGGATAATGCTTTCTCCATGTTGTCCAGGCTGCTGAAATCCAGGCCCACATGCGCCGAGGGCGCCTTAAGCCCCAGCTTGTCCAGCGTACGGCGAAGCTCCCCGGCAGGCACGCCGAAGTATCCGGCAAATTCCACTGCCCCGTATCCCATTTCGGCAACCTTAGCCAGTGTGCCCAGGAAATCCTGCTCACTCTGGTCACGCAGCGTGTACATCTGAATACCTACTTGCGGTGATTCTCCTGCCATGTAACAATCAGCTCCTTAGCGGTTATTTAATCATACCTTGTCATTCCCTACTGCAATACAGGCAGCAGCATTATTCCCCCAGCAGCTTACGTTCAACGGACTCCAGCTTGCTGCGGCTTGTCGAGGGCTTGTCCCGCCGGTCATCAATTTTGAGTGAAGTCGAAACTCTCAGTGCCCCTGCTGTAAACGGCGACTCATGCAGCGCTTCCACAGCCGCCAGAATCCGCGCAACCGGCCCCTCAATAATCGTCCCCATGGAGGTAAGCTCATAGGTGATTCCCTCCACCGTCTGCAGCACACGCTGCATTTCAGCCACATAGCCGCTGAGACTGGTGCTGCCGGTGCCGACCGGTATAACGGTTACTTCGCCAATTGCCATTTTGTAATCCCTCCCCGGAATATTGTGCACAGCCTGCCCTTTCCTCTCCATTGTAACCCTTCTCATGCCCGCCTACAAACAGCCTGCCGCTTCTTTTTCCAGCCCTGTTTCTGTGGGATTATCCCTGAAATTCTCATTTTCTCCTGAAGCTATTACTATATCCCTAAAATAGTTTCACGAGGGACATGCGTACTATATTTATGGAGTCTTTGTGGCAGCTTTTGGGACAATTTATGACTCATTGAAGACAAAATTTGCAGTCAGACTGTGGATTACCTGTGGACTAACTGTGGATCAGCTGTGAGTAAAACCCGGGAAGCCGCTCCACGCCTGGATTTCCAAAAAAATGTTTACAAACACAATATATTGAGTTACTTTTATTTAACAACAACAAAATATAGTAGAAACAGGTGTTTCACTCATCTAGTAGAGTTGAAGCTTAATAGGGAAACGCGGTGCAAATCCGCTGCGGTCCCGCCACTGTAACCGGACGCTCCAAGGCCTAAGCGGCCTTAAGGGCAGCAGCCTCCGGCAAGACGCCACTAAGAGGCCAGCAGCCTCCCGGGAAGGCGCCGGAGGGTACACGGCAAGCCAGGAGACCTGCCTGTTTCTGTGACACCGACAGACTCCTGCGAGGAACAGGTGAGGTGTCCGTATGCGGCCTGCAAGAGCAGAGCTAGCCTTTCCGTTATTCGGGCCAAAGGCTGCCGATACCTGAGGACAATTATATATTGCTCTCAGGTATCGGCCTTCTGCGGAATGTACTGGAACGGGTTCTACACACCACTGGGCATAATTCTGATACCCGTTTGTATATTCCACTTAGACTACCGGCAGCTGCCCTTTATGCGGGCAGCTGCACTGCGCATCCGGGCATTTCCCGCCTTCCTGGCCGGAGATGCCTTTTTACTGATGTCTTGAAGCATTGCCTTCAAGTTTACAATACTGAGAGGAGAGAGCTATACATGACGCTGCTGGAGAAACGATATAACGGAGGACAAGCTGCACAGGAGGTTCTTCTGGAAGAAGTAATTCATTTGGGTAAGGATATTATCGACAGCCGGGATCTGGATTTGCTGCGTGAGAACGCCAACTTGAACGGGGAGAGCTTCTCCGGCAAGATGAGCAAATTCGGCAGTGAGTATTCCAAATGGTACGCCCGGAATTTCACTATGCCGCCACAGCTCGTTCAAGCGACGCTCGATAATGTCGTATATGTTCACGATCTGGATCAATACGCCATCGGAACAACCAACTGTATCTTCATTCCGTTTGAGCGTCTTCTCCGCGAAGGCTTCAACACCGGCAACGGCAGCGTACGCCCTCCT encodes:
- a CDS encoding MTH1187 family thiamine-binding protein — encoded protein: MAIGEVTVIPVGTGSTSLSGYVAEMQRVLQTVEGITYELTSMGTIIEGPVARILAAVEALHESPFTAGALRVSTSLKIDDRRDKPSTSRSKLESVERKLLGE
- a CDS encoding DUF3800 domain-containing protein, yielding MQYIIYTDESEKKGRYFGNFYGGTLIRSTDFDYINKELNKKREELNLTGEIKWQKVTENYLEKYMDIINLFFDFVKEDKVKIRIMFTHNMYQAVGLNEAQKGNEYFLLYYQFFKHIFGFQYSNPTNEPISLYILLDQLPDKKEKNEEFKKFIYSLQYQEIFVESKLHFKSMDDIGEATSHEHIILQCLDVVLGSMEFKLNGKDQDKPPGQRLRGKRTRAKEKLYKLINKRIREIYPNFNIGATTGCSDLSDRWSHPYRHWKFEPKYTKVNTQYNSKNK
- a CDS encoding sugar phosphate isomerase/epimerase, whose protein sequence is MAGESPQVGIQMYTLRDQSEQDFLGTLAKVAEMGYGAVEFAGYFGVPAGELRRTLDKLGLKAPSAHVGLDFSSLDNMEKALSQEIEYAAELGLQYIITPAAPLPENPSAEDVAAVVPFLEKASAMVRAAGMKYGYHNHAYEFQQVDGKAIIDIWLEQIPGEHMLAEFDLGWVYRGGARPVDYVTRYAGRVPLVHIKDFGADHEETDLGQGAVDFQSVFDAAEESGILYYIVEQEVYAVSSLESAKQALDYFRRLGLA